In one window of Bradyrhizobium sp. AZCC 1721 DNA:
- a CDS encoding RNA-binding S4 domain-containing protein translates to MERQRLDKWLWHARVVRARTSAAALVEAGHVRINGVREMAPGHSVKVGDVLTIGLDRTVRILKVVGFSERRGDAAAARVLYDDLQNDKQ, encoded by the coding sequence TTGGAGCGGCAGCGTCTCGACAAATGGCTGTGGCATGCGCGGGTGGTGAGGGCCCGCACCTCGGCTGCCGCCCTCGTCGAGGCCGGTCACGTCCGCATCAACGGCGTGCGTGAGATGGCGCCGGGACATTCGGTGAAGGTCGGCGATGTCTTGACGATCGGGCTCGACCGCACTGTGCGCATCCTGAAAGTGGTGGGATTTTCCGAGCGGCGCGGCGACGCTGCGGCGGCGCGCGTGCTCTACGATGATTTGCAGAACGACAAACAATAA
- the fdxA gene encoding ferredoxin FdxA, which yields MTYVVTEACIKCKYTDCVEVCPVDCFYEGENMLVIHPDECIDCGVCEPECPADAIKPDTEPGLEKWLEVNTEYAKSWPNITQKKDAPPDAKEFEGVEGKFEKYFSKEPGSGD from the coding sequence ATGACTTACGTCGTCACTGAAGCCTGCATCAAGTGCAAATATACCGACTGCGTTGAGGTTTGCCCCGTCGACTGCTTCTACGAGGGCGAGAACATGCTGGTCATCCATCCCGACGAATGCATCGACTGTGGCGTCTGCGAACCCGAATGTCCGGCGGATGCCATCAAGCCCGACACCGAGCCGGGCCTCGAGAAGTGGCTCGAGGTCAACACCGAGTACGCCAAGAGCTGGCCCAACATCACCCAGAAGAAGGACGCCCCGCCGGACGCGAAAGAATTCGAAGGTGTCGAGGGCAAGTTCGAGAAATATTTTTCCAAGGAACCCGGTAGCGGCGATTAA
- a CDS encoding CarD family transcriptional regulator, translating to MPEKTAKTAAKATGSKTTASKVAAKHPVKTPVKAAPPKAAAPKAAAKPVAAAPRVEEPKKVVTQRQGFKANEFVVYPAHGVGQILAIEEQEIAGAKLELFVINFMKDKMTLRVPTAKVANVGMRKLSEPALVKKALETLKGRARVKRTMWSRRAQEYEAKINSGDIVAIAEVVRDLYRSESQPEQSYSERQLYEAALDRLSREIAVVQHSTETEAVKEIESQLAKSPRRGAKAEATEADTEADEADVDADGDDAAVADEAA from the coding sequence ATGCCAGAAAAGACTGCCAAGACCGCCGCGAAAGCGACGGGTTCGAAGACCACTGCGTCGAAAGTTGCTGCCAAGCATCCCGTCAAGACCCCTGTGAAGGCTGCTCCTCCGAAAGCCGCCGCGCCGAAGGCTGCTGCCAAGCCGGTTGCCGCCGCGCCGCGCGTCGAGGAACCGAAGAAGGTCGTGACCCAGCGTCAGGGCTTCAAGGCCAATGAATTCGTGGTCTATCCGGCTCACGGCGTCGGCCAGATCCTGGCCATCGAGGAGCAGGAGATCGCGGGCGCCAAGCTCGAGCTGTTCGTGATCAATTTCATGAAGGACAAGATGACGCTCCGCGTGCCGACCGCCAAGGTCGCCAATGTCGGCATGCGCAAGCTGTCCGAGCCGGCGCTGGTCAAGAAGGCCCTCGAAACCCTGAAAGGTCGTGCGCGCGTCAAACGCACGATGTGGTCGCGCCGGGCGCAGGAATACGAAGCGAAGATCAATTCGGGCGACATCGTCGCGATCGCCGAAGTGGTCCGCGACCTCTACCGCTCGGAATCGCAGCCCGAGCAGTCCTACTCGGAACGCCAGCTCTATGAAGCGGCGCTCGATCGGCTGTCACGCGAAATCGCGGTCGTGCAGCATTCGACCGAGACCGAAGCGGTCAAGGAAATCGAAAGCCAGCTCGCCAAGAGCCCGCGCCGCGGCGCCAAGGCCGAAGCCACCGAAGCTGATACTGAGGCCGACGAGGCGGATGTCGACGCCGACGGCGACGACGCCGCCGTGGCGGACGAAGCTGCCTGA